In the Parus major isolate Abel chromosome 4A, Parus_major1.1, whole genome shotgun sequence genome, one interval contains:
- the MAGT1 gene encoding magnesium transporter protein 1 produces MARLQLAALPQFSQSQAGRDARADASANRRLAGGASQPAGRGGRSGAAMAALPVPLLALVLLLLAGCGGPGAAGQRRKEMVLSEKVNQLMEWASKRSVIRMNGDKFRRLVKAPPRNYSVIVMFTALQPHRQCVVCKQADEEYQILANSWRYSSAFTNKIFFAMVDFDEGSDVFQMLNMNSAPTFINFPAKGKPKRGDTYELQVRGFAAEQLARWVADRTDVHIRVIRPPNYAGPLMLGLLLAVIGGLVYLRGSNLDFLYNKTGWAFAALCFVLAMTSGQMWNHIRGPPYAHKNPHTGQVNYIHGSSQAQFVAETHIVLLFNGGVTLGMVLLHEAATSDMDVGKRKIMCIAGIGLVVLFFSWLLSVFRSKYHGYPYSFLMS; encoded by the exons ATGGCGCGGCTCCAGCTCGCCGCGCTCCCCCAGTTCAGCCAATCGCAGGCCGGCAGGGACGCTCGAGCGGACGCCTCCGCCAATCGGCGTCTAGCGGGCGGGGCCTCCCagccggcggggcggggcgggcgaAGCGGGGCGGCCATGGCGGCGCTGCCGGTGCCGCTGCTGgcgctggtgctgctgctgctggcggGATGTGGGGGGCCCGGCGCCGCGGGGCAGAGGCGGAAGGAG ATGGTGTTATCAGAAAAAGTGAACCAGCTGATGGAGTGGGCCAGTAAAAGATCGGTGATCAGAATGAATGGAGACAAATTCCGGCGCCTTGTGAAGGCACCTCCCAGAAACTACTCAGTGATTGTGATGTTCACTGCTCTTCAGCCTCACAGACAGTGTGTTGTGTGCAA GCAAGCTGATGAGGAATACCAGATTCTGGCAAACTCCTGGAGGTATTCCAGTGCATTTACcaacaagattttttttgcaatggTAGATTTTGATGAAGGCTCAGACGTGTTTCAGATG ctgaaCATGAATTCTGCCCCCACCTTCATTAACTTCCCTGCCAAGGGGAAGCCCAAGCGGGGGGACACCTACGAGCTGCAGGTGCGCGGCTTCGCGGCGGAGCAGCTGGCGCGCTGGGTGGCCGACAGGACAGATGTCCAT ATCCGTGTGATAAGGCCACCAAACTATGCTGGACCCTTAATGCTGGGGTTGCTGCTGGCTGTCATTGGAGGCCTCGTGTATTTGAGGGGCAGCAATCTGGATTTTCTCTATAACAAAACTGGCTGGGCCTTTGCTGCTCTG tgttttgtgttAGCAATGACATCAGGCCAGATGTGGAACCACATCAGAGGTCCCCCTTATGCTCACAAGAATCCCCATACAGGACAAGTG AATTATATCCATGGAAGCAGCCAAGCCCAGTTTGTGGCAGAAACACACATAGTTCTGCTGTTCA ATGGTGGAGTTACTTTAGGAATGGTTCTTCTCCATGAAGCTGCTACTTCTGACATGgatgtggggaaaagaaaaa TTATGTGCATTGCTGGCATTGGCTTGGTGGTGCTGTTCTTCAGCTGGCTGCTGTCTGTCTTCAGATCCAAATACCATGGCTACCCCTACAG tTTCCTAATGAGCTAA